In Modestobacter versicolor, a single genomic region encodes these proteins:
- the mraZ gene encoding division/cell wall cluster transcriptional repressor MraZ, with translation MFVGSYPLRLDEKGRLALPVRYRELVADGMVIKKGQERCVYGLTMARVAEQSAALKAMAPSDTNAARMHARMSFGSMVEVEADKTGRITIPASLREYAGLDRDVVVVGVDTRFEIWDSATWEAYVAEQEAVFAAMESEGMPTLS, from the coding sequence GTGTTCGTCGGCAGCTACCCCCTGCGTCTGGACGAGAAGGGCCGGCTCGCCCTCCCTGTCCGCTACCGCGAGCTGGTGGCCGACGGCATGGTGATCAAGAAGGGCCAGGAGCGCTGCGTCTACGGCCTCACCATGGCCCGGGTCGCCGAGCAGAGCGCCGCGCTCAAGGCGATGGCGCCCTCGGACACCAACGCCGCCCGCATGCACGCCCGGATGAGCTTCGGCTCGATGGTCGAGGTCGAGGCGGACAAGACCGGGCGGATCACCATCCCGGCCAGCCTGCGGGAGTACGCCGGCCTGGACCGCGACGTCGTGGTCGTCGGTGTCGACACCCGCTTCGAGATCTGGGACTCCGCGACCTGGGAGGCCTACGTGGCCGAGCAGGAGGCGGTCTTCGCCGCGATGGAGAGCGAGGGGATGCCGACCCTGTCCTGA
- a CDS encoding AAA family ATPase, whose amino-acid sequence MTESTAALDAAGTDAVPTSGTEVDVAAEGARLAAAISRVVEGKPDVVRLALAVLLAEGHLLIEDVPGVGKTTLAKALARSIDGSVRRIQFTPDLLPSDVTGVAVYDQESRAFEFKPGAVFANIVVADEINRASPKTQSALLECMEERQVTVDGVTYELARPFMVVATQNPLEMEGTYPLPEAQRDRFTARVSMGYPDREAELAMLDERATTDPLTALTPVTDAASVRALVAAVGRLHVAEPLRRYVVSLVEATRRSPDLRLGASPRAGLQLLRAARATAALAGRDHVLPDDVQAMAVPVLAHRLLLTPDAALARRDTQRVVTDLLATVPVHRTR is encoded by the coding sequence GTGACGGAGAGCACGGCTGCGCTGGACGCCGCGGGGACCGACGCCGTACCGACCTCCGGCACCGAGGTCGACGTCGCCGCCGAGGGGGCTCGACTGGCCGCGGCGATCAGCCGGGTCGTCGAGGGCAAGCCCGACGTCGTCCGGCTGGCGCTGGCCGTGCTGCTGGCCGAGGGCCACCTGCTCATCGAGGACGTGCCCGGCGTGGGCAAGACCACGCTGGCCAAGGCGCTGGCCCGCTCCATCGACGGCAGCGTGCGGCGCATCCAGTTCACCCCGGACCTGCTGCCCAGCGACGTCACCGGCGTCGCGGTCTACGACCAGGAGTCGCGGGCCTTCGAGTTCAAGCCCGGCGCCGTCTTCGCCAACATCGTGGTGGCCGACGAGATCAACCGGGCCTCGCCGAAGACCCAGTCCGCGCTGCTGGAGTGCATGGAGGAGCGCCAGGTCACCGTCGACGGCGTCACCTACGAGCTGGCCCGGCCGTTCATGGTGGTGGCGACGCAGAACCCGCTGGAGATGGAGGGCACCTACCCCCTCCCCGAGGCCCAGCGCGACCGGTTCACCGCCCGGGTCTCGATGGGCTACCCCGACCGCGAGGCCGAGCTGGCGATGCTCGACGAGCGCGCCACCACCGACCCGCTGACCGCGCTGACCCCGGTCACCGACGCCGCCTCGGTGCGCGCCCTGGTCGCCGCCGTGGGCCGGCTGCACGTCGCGGAGCCGCTGCGCCGGTACGTCGTCTCGCTCGTCGAGGCCACCCGCCGCTCCCCCGACCTGCGGCTGGGCGCCTCCCCGCGGGCCGGGCTGCAGCTGCTGCGGGCCGCCCGGGCCACCGCCGCCCTGGCCGGCCGCGACCACGTCCTCCCCGACGACGTGCAGGCCATGGCGGTGCCGGTGCTCGCCCACCGGCTGCTGCTCACCCCCGACGCCGCGCTGGCCCGGCGGGACACCCAACGGGTGGTCACCGACCTGCTGGCGACGGTCCCGGTCCACCGCACCCGCTGA
- a CDS encoding DUF58 domain-containing protein, with protein sequence MARTRIADAASSLTLRGRCLVAGGITLGLLGALLGERALVQLAVFVLALPVISALGVARQRFRIATRRTVTPARLPRGDDADVLLEVANTDRRAGGLWVLTEQLPPELATRPRFVVERLASGATAPLRYRLHGGRRGRFSLGPVRLRLVDPFGLVLRTAAGSDTAALLVTPRVRPLQGSGSLTGAGGNGGEGSRRSIAVHGEDDVSTREYRYGDDLRLVHWRATARTGELMVRLEERPWRAAASLFLDSRLTAHLTGGQVTGPPGDPAAPPDTLEWVVEAAASIGVHLLRRGAGLRVVTETGELTPALGRGPLGPEELLERLAELGGSRHAGLQAGIEALRRAGVDGPAICLLGLVGPDDVHALVRARSGPGTDVAVLVDPEAWLDAGVTRGRRPLAPAARAELCTQQRQAADLLRSAGWQVVQARPDQSVDEVWSRLSGPETGLGGAATYGAPSISAAGSAAGQVPA encoded by the coding sequence ATGGCACGCACCCGGATCGCCGACGCCGCCTCCTCCCTGACCCTGCGCGGCCGCTGCCTGGTCGCCGGGGGGATCACCCTCGGCCTGCTCGGCGCGCTGCTCGGTGAGCGCGCGCTGGTCCAGCTGGCCGTGTTCGTGCTCGCCCTGCCGGTGATCTCCGCCCTCGGCGTGGCCCGCCAGCGGTTCCGGATCGCCACCCGCCGCACGGTGACCCCCGCGCGGCTCCCCCGGGGCGACGACGCCGACGTGCTGCTCGAGGTGGCCAACACCGACCGGCGGGCCGGTGGCCTGTGGGTGCTCACCGAGCAGCTGCCGCCGGAGCTCGCCACCCGGCCCCGGTTCGTGGTGGAGCGGCTGGCCAGCGGCGCCACCGCGCCCCTGCGGTACCGGCTGCACGGCGGCCGCCGCGGCCGGTTCTCCCTCGGCCCGGTCCGGCTGCGGCTGGTCGACCCGTTCGGGCTGGTGCTGCGCACCGCGGCCGGCAGCGACACCGCAGCCCTGCTGGTCACCCCGCGGGTGCGGCCGCTGCAGGGCAGCGGCTCGCTCACCGGTGCCGGCGGCAACGGTGGCGAGGGCTCGCGCCGGTCGATCGCGGTGCACGGCGAGGACGACGTGAGCACCCGCGAGTACCGCTACGGCGACGACCTGCGGCTGGTGCACTGGCGGGCCACCGCCCGCACCGGCGAGCTGATGGTGCGGCTGGAGGAGCGGCCCTGGCGGGCGGCGGCCAGCCTGTTCCTGGACTCCCGGCTCACCGCCCACCTCACCGGCGGGCAGGTCACCGGCCCTCCCGGCGACCCCGCCGCCCCACCGGACACCCTGGAGTGGGTGGTGGAGGCCGCGGCCAGCATCGGCGTGCACCTGCTGCGCCGGGGCGCCGGCCTGCGGGTGGTCACCGAGACCGGCGAGCTGACCCCGGCCCTGGGGCGCGGCCCGCTCGGCCCCGAGGAGCTGCTCGAGCGGCTGGCCGAGCTGGGCGGCTCCCGGCACGCCGGGCTGCAGGCCGGCATCGAGGCGCTGCGCCGGGCCGGCGTAGACGGGCCGGCGATCTGCCTGCTCGGCCTGGTCGGGCCGGACGACGTGCACGCGCTGGTCCGGGCCCGCTCCGGCCCCGGCACCGACGTCGCCGTGCTGGTCGACCCCGAGGCGTGGCTGGACGCCGGGGTCACCCGGGGCCGCCGGCCGCTCGCCCCCGCCGCCCGCGCGGAGCTGTGCACCCAGCAGCGGCAGGCGGCCGACCTCCTGCGCAGCGCGGGCTGGCAGGTCGTGCAGGCGCGGCCGGACCAGTCGGTCGACGAGGTGTGGAGCCGGCTGAGCGGACCGGAGACCGGGCTGGGCGGCGCGGCCACCTACGGGGCGCCGTCGATCAGCGCGGCCGGCAGCGCCGCCGGGCAGGTGCCGGCATGA